The Dehalococcoidales bacterium DNA segment CCAAGATTAATGGTTGCTTCCTTTCTCGGTTACCTTGCCGGTGAGTTCACCAATTCCTTTATCCTGGTAAGGATGAAGATCCTGACGCGGGGTCGCTGGCTGTGGAGCCGGACTATCGGCTCTACTATCATCGGGCAGGGGCTGGACACTGCGATATTTATTACCGTTGCCTTCGCCGGTACCCCCTCGTTTTTGCCGGTAATCATTCTGTACCACTGGCTGGCGAAAACGGCTATTGAAGCCCTGGCGACACCGCTGACCTACGTGATAGTAAACTCTCTAAAGAAGCGAGAGGCGATTGACACTTATGACTATGAGACGAATTTTAATCCCTTCTCTATTGCTGATTAGGTCATCACCGGGGTCAGGGTATCCGTTATGAAAATCCGGATTCTGGGAGCGCATAACTGCGAATCACAAAATACCCGGCTTCTCAGTTTGCTGGTTGATGATATCCTGGTACTGGATGCCGGCGGGCTTACTTCCAGCCTGTCTTTTGCGGAGCAGCAGAAAGTTGAGGCGGTACTGCTCACCCATCATCATTATGACCATGTCCGCGATATACCTGCCCTGGCGATGAATTCTTACCTTTCCGGCGCCACTTTCCGTATTTATGCCCCCCCGTCTGTCCATGATGCGTTGACTACCCGCCTGCTCGATGGGAAATTCTATCCCAATTTCCTGGAACGGCCCCCGGAGAACCCCACGGTTAAGTTCACCGTGGTCGAACCGCTAAAGCCGGAGCAGGTTGAAGGCTATAGTATCCTACCTGTCCCGCTAAACCACTCCGTTCCGGCCGTCGGCTACCAGGTGACGGCTTCCGACGGGAAGGCGATATTCTACAGCGGGGACACCGGGCCGGACATGGCTGACTGCTGGCGGCAAGTCTCACCGCAGTTGCTTATCATTGAAGTCACCGCCTCGAACCGGTTTACCAGTTTCGGCAGGGAGTCAAAGCACCTTACCCCAGACCTGCTCAAAGAAGAGCTGGGGGTCTTCCTTGAGCTTAAGGGTTATCTGCCCCGCGTGGTCACCGTTCACATGAGTCCCGGACTGGAAGATGAAAGTAGAGCGGAAATAGCGACTGTTGCCGAAGAATTAGCTATCACAATCTCTCCAGCCTATGAAGGTATGGAAATCAGTGTTTGAAGGGGGAGTTTGAGGGGGGCGAAGCTCCTCTTTCATATAGATGTCATTGCGAGGAGCAAAGCGACGAAGCAATCCGTGAGGGGGAGCGTAAACATACCCGACCCGGATTGCTTCGCCCTCGGGACTTCGGCGTGAGACTTCGGCGTGAGCTCAGTCGAACGCTTAGTCGAACGCTGAACTCGGGCTGAAGCCTCCCGACAAGTTTACCCCGTCGATAACATTTTGAAATTCATCGTAGACCATAATGTGGGGAAGCTGGTCAAGTGGCTGAGGATGATAGGGTATGATACCCTGTTCTTCAATGGCGATGATGACTGGGAAATGATAATTACCGCCCTGGCCGATAAACGGGTGATACTGACACGGGATACCCAGGTCATGAAGAGGGGGGTCATCGCCAGCGGCCGGCTCAAAGCCGTTCTCATCGAGAGCGATGACCCGGAACAGCAAAAGCGGCAGGTGGCGGAAGCGCTCGACCTGGGAGGCAAAGCCCGACCGTTTACCATCTGCCTGGAGTGCAATCAGCCCCTGGTGGAGAGGGATAAAGAGCAGGTGAAGGGACGGGTCCCGCCCTATGTATTCCGGACGCAGAGTCACTATATGGAGTGCCCCGCCTGTCACCGGATTTACTGGCGGGGAACTCACTGGCAGGCGATGAACCAGGGACTGGAAAGAATCGGCAAGGGTAAGGCTGAGTAATCCCTGGTTCAGTATACAGACGAGAGGAGAGAAGGATATGACAACCGGGAGTTTTGGCAAAGTAACCGGAGAGGTGTTGACGCTACTGGCCGGGATAGTTGGCGACAGGAATGTCCTCAGCGGAGATGAGCGGCAGAACTACTCCCGTGATGAGACGCTGCGGGTTGATCCGGTGCTTCCTGAAGTGGTGGTTATCCCCGAAGATACCGGCGCGGTGGCCGGGGTGCTCAAGCTGGCTAATGATAGAAGGATTCCGGTCACTCCCCGGGGCGGGGGGACGGGACTATCCGGCGGTGCTGTGCCCATTTATGGGGGGATTGTTCTCTCTCTGGAGAGAATGAACAGAATCCTGGAGATAGATAAGGAAAACTTTGTCGCTGTCGTTGAGCCGGGGGTTACCCTGGCCGAGGTTTATAAGGCTGTGGAGGAGGTCGGCCTTTACTATCCTCCCTATCCCGGTGAGCCGAATGCTACCATCGGCGGTAACGCGGCCACCAACGCCGGCGGGATGAGGGCCGTGAAATACGGTGTCACCAGGCACTCGGTACTGGGGCTGGAGGCGGTCTTACCTGATGGGGAGGTATTATCCACGGGGGGGAAGTTCGTTAAATGCGCCACCGGATATGACCTGACCCAGCTGATCATCGGCTCGGAAGGGACATTAGGGGTAATCACTAAAATTACCTTGAGGCTGATTCCTCCGGCAGGGAGAAGGGAAATCCTTTTTGTCCCTTTCCATAGCCTGCATGACGCGATTGATTCCGTCCCTGACATCCTTAAAGAGAGGATACTGCCGGTCGGTATCGAGTTTATGGAGAAGGACATTATCGATATGGTCGAACAGCATACCGGCAAAGAGATCCCGTTACACCAGTATCAGGCTTTTCTGCTGATAATGGTGGAAGCGGATAGCGAGGATGACTTTCATGTTATCGCCGAACGCATCGGCAAGATTTGCCTGGGTCACGGCGCGGTCGATATCTTTGTCCCCGGTAGTGAGCGGGCGAAGCGGAATCTCCTTGAGGCCAGGGAGAAGTTTTATACCGTCATCGGGCATTATGGCGTACTCAATGTTTCCGATGTCGTTGTCCCGCGCAGCCATATCGCTGAATTTGTGAAAAAAACCAAGGAGATTGCCGCTGAATACGGCATCCCACTGGTGACTTACGGGCATGCCGGGGACGGCAATGTACACCTGCACCCGATGGGGCAGGGTAGTAAGGAGCTTGAAGAAAAGGGTAAAGAGCTATTGAAGAGAATCTATGAGGTGGGGGTGTCTTTCGGTGGGACAATCTCCGGTGAGCACGGCCTCGGTTTTGTCAAGAAAGGCTACCTTCCGATAGCTTCTGACCGGGCCAAGATAGACCTGATGAAGAGGATCAAGCTGGCTTTTGACCCCAACAATATTCTGAATCCGGGCAAGGTCTTTGACCTGGACTAGCCGACTGTAACACACAATTTTGTGCTCCGAAATCTGGGTTGTCTTTGCGAGGAGGCGGAGCCGACGAAGCAATCTCAAGCCTGGCGAACAACCAGCATCCAGATTGCTTCACCTTCCGCCGGAGTTTACCCCGTACACCGATACGGGGTCGGAAGGGTCTCGTAATGACGGTCTCTTTCCTCAAATATAGCTGTTACCGGGCACTAGCCCTGCAAAAAAGAGGTTGACCGCAGCCAGGCTTATTGCTACACTCAGTGTACTAATACTAATCCGCGGGTGAGATATGAAAATCTTAACTGTTGAGCAGATGCGTCAGGCAGAACGGGACTCCGCCCGTATTGGTCTGCCGGCGAGCCAGCTTATGGAGAACGCGGGCAAAGCGGTGGCTGATGAGGTCAGACGCATCCTCGGCGCGGTCAACCGGCAGTGCATCCTGGTACTGGTCGGCCCCGGCAATAACGGGGGGGATGGCCTGGTGGCTGCCCGCCATCTTCACGACTGGGGGGCCAGGGTTGAACTTTACCTTTTCGGACAAAGGAGTCCGGACGACCGGAGCTTTGAGATGGTCAGGGAACGCGGCATAACCTGTGTCGATGCCGCTCTG contains these protein-coding regions:
- a CDS encoding queuosine precursor transporter, with protein sequence IMQISNRFVIITAIFITCLITANIIAVKIVSLGFLVLPAAVFVFPLSYIFGDILTEVYGYRWTRKIIWLGFICNLIFVFFAWVAQALPPASFWEAQAAYERILGYAPRLMVASFLGYLAGEFTNSFILVRMKILTRGRWLWSRTIGSTIIGQGLDTAIFITVAFAGTPSFLPVIILYHWLAKTAIEALATPLTYVIVNSLKKREAIDTYDYETNFNPFSIAD
- a CDS encoding MBL fold metallo-hydrolase is translated as MKIRILGAHNCESQNTRLLSLLVDDILVLDAGGLTSSLSFAEQQKVEAVLLTHHHYDHVRDIPALAMNSYLSGATFRIYAPPSVHDALTTRLLDGKFYPNFLERPPENPTVKFTVVEPLKPEQVEGYSILPVPLNHSVPAVGYQVTASDGKAIFYSGDTGPDMADCWRQVSPQLLIIEVTASNRFTSFGRESKHLTPDLLKEELGVFLELKGYLPRVVTVHMSPGLEDESRAEIATVAEELAITISPAYEGMEISV
- a CDS encoding Mut7-C RNAse domain-containing protein is translated as MKFIVDHNVGKLVKWLRMIGYDTLFFNGDDDWEMIITALADKRVILTRDTQVMKRGVIASGRLKAVLIESDDPEQQKRQVAEALDLGGKARPFTICLECNQPLVERDKEQVKGRVPPYVFRTQSHYMECPACHRIYWRGTHWQAMNQGLERIGKGKAE
- a CDS encoding FAD-linked oxidase C-terminal domain-containing protein, which gives rise to MTTGSFGKVTGEVLTLLAGIVGDRNVLSGDERQNYSRDETLRVDPVLPEVVVIPEDTGAVAGVLKLANDRRIPVTPRGGGTGLSGGAVPIYGGIVLSLERMNRILEIDKENFVAVVEPGVTLAEVYKAVEEVGLYYPPYPGEPNATIGGNAATNAGGMRAVKYGVTRHSVLGLEAVLPDGEVLSTGGKFVKCATGYDLTQLIIGSEGTLGVITKITLRLIPPAGRREILFVPFHSLHDAIDSVPDILKERILPVGIEFMEKDIIDMVEQHTGKEIPLHQYQAFLLIMVEADSEDDFHVIAERIGKICLGHGAVDIFVPGSERAKRNLLEAREKFYTVIGHYGVLNVSDVVVPRSHIAEFVKKTKEIAAEYGIPLVTYGHAGDGNVHLHPMGQGSKELEEKGKELLKRIYEVGVSFGGTISGEHGLGFVKKGYLPIASDRAKIDLMKRIKLAFDPNNILNPGKVFDLD